A window of Miscanthus floridulus cultivar M001 chromosome 12, ASM1932011v1, whole genome shotgun sequence genomic DNA:
GCATTTTGGAAgggaagtaaaaaaaaaaacatatatcgTAATGTCCAAGATTACGTACTCGGATCTCCGGATCCACGACTACGTATTGCTTTAAGAGTTTGTCACCAAAAGCACGAGAAACAGCAAGTACACCACCAACACGCCATGTTCCTATAGAACAAAGCATGGACATTAGCAGAAGAATCATATTCCATCAACTTCAAGAAAATGCAGTGACTGACATACCTGCCCACATCACAAAACCTCCAGCATCTTCAATACGCTGCCGCTCATCAGTTTGATCAGGCTTGTGATCTTTTGAAACAGCAATAGCTGCAAAAACAAGCAGAACACATCAAGTTAGGAAGTGATTAAATGGTATTGCCAACGCTGAAATCTCAACCGTAGACTCAACTCCTAGCTTAGTAGGACAAGGCAAACAAGGCCGAAATTTAGACCTTAGCAATATCTCAAAATTTAGAAGAAAGCATGTATTTTAGCACCGTAAGACAAACAAGGCTAAAATTCAGACTACGAATTGTCTCCAAAATCATATTGTTGTATCACATAGATTCTACAAGCATGCATTAAGCCATGAATAAAGCGAAGCGTATACATTCTACCATCATCCTTTTTCCATAATCATGACGAGTCTTAACAAGGCCAGTTAATAATAGCTAACATCAAGAGCATCGTAAAACAAACTATAATGTAATGCACTACTGTACTTGTAGTAAATTGATGGAAGCCCACTGGAGATTGTACCTTGTTTCTATGTTCTGTTTTCACTAAAGAAGTTTTAGATGAATGCAAATTGTCTCGGGTAACTATTACGTAAAAGTAACAAGGGGGTTTAAAGAACAGGCACAGTGAAGCCTTCATTACCATTTCCTTCCCTGCATATGATAGCCCTAGAGTCACCAACATTTGCGACAAAGAGACGATCACCAACAAGTACAGCAGTTGATGCAGTCGACCCACATTGATTTTGACTACTGTCAGATTCTAAGAATTCACTGTCGGTGCTTTTATAAGCATCATCTGCAGTAACACAAACATGCAAGCTCAAGCTCTCATGATTGCATTCACATAATTTAGCAACTGATGTTAGCGGAAAAGGGAACAAAAGAATACCTATAGCGATTTTAGTATCACTGATGAACTTTGGATGACTGACAAGATTGTTGAACAGGTTTTCTTTAACATACTCTGCTACTTTAGCACCACCATGACCTACACAAATAAACCATGGGCAATTGGATCAGAAAGAACTGGCTACAGAAGAAAATTACGCTCAAACTATCTAAACTAAATCATGCTGAATCTAGAGAAATCCATACCGTCAAAAACTCCAAAAAGACCAATTATCTGACCAtcaacacagtcaatttttgtCTCATAGAAGTCTTCCATGGATGCCCTTTTACCAGGGAAGCTTGCATAGCCATAGCTAAATTTACCATTCTGGCTGGCAGAAAAATAAATGTGACACACTGAGCAAATTGGGTAACACAAGTACAAAATGATAGTCCACTGATTTGATATTTGGCCAAAGACAATGCTCTAATAAGCCAAGCTACTATAACAATACCCTGGCGATCCCAGAGTACAACTTGTGCCGCCACT
This region includes:
- the LOC136497834 gene encoding probable protein phosphatase 2C 45, coding for MGYLSSVIGHPTDGSSVSGGGLSQNGKFSYGYASFPGKRASMEDFYETKIDCVDGQIIGLFGVFDGHGGAKVAEYVKENLFNNLVSHPKFISDTKIAIDDAYKSTDSEFLESDSSQNQCGSTASTAVLVGDRLFVANVGDSRAIICREGNAIAVSKDHKPDQTDERQRIEDAGGFVMWAGTWRVGGVLAVSRAFGDKLLKQYVVVDPEIREEVVDDTLEFLILASDGLWDVVSNEEAVTMTRSIQDPEEAAKKLLQEAYKRESSDNITCVVVRFLRGQGSSGYA